The sequence TAACCTACTATCTCGCAAATCGTGTATCATGGATAAAAAACAAACCACTTTATACTCAGAAACCTTGCAAACACCGCTGGGCGTCATGATTGCCATCGCTGATGAGCATGATCTATATCTTCTAGAATTTACCGACAATAAAAAACTAGACCAAAAGATTAAAAAGCTTACCAAAGAAACTGAAGGCACTATCGCCCCTGGTATAAGCGCCCCCCTACAATCAATACAACAAGAGCTTGTCGCATACTTTGCAGGCACACTAACCTCATTTAAAACGCCTCTAAAACTATCTGGAACAGAATTTCAGAAAACTGCTTGGAAAGAGCTCCTAAAAATTCCTTATGGAAAAACAACGAGTTATGCGCAGCAAGCAATTGCTATACAAAAAGAAACTGCGTATCGCGCAGTAGCCAATGCGAACGGTGCAAATCGTTTAGCCATTATTATTCCTTGCCATAGAATTATTACCAGCGCAAACACTCTCGGCGGATATGGCGGTGGCATTGCGCGTAAACAATGGCTTATCGAGCATGAAAAAAATACCATCGTAAAACAAACTCAACCATTATTAACCCTGTAACGAGATCTTAAAAACATGGACGAAAAAATAATTAATGACACAAGACTGCAAATAATTGAAATTATACGTTCATTCAACGATGACCTCCACGGTAGTTTGGCTGTCGCGAAAGGAAATCACCTCATCTGGCGCGGCGGATTTACTTATGACAATGCTCCTTTAACAACGTTCGAGCATCAGCAATATCTTATTGCGTCCATAACCAAACAATTTACCGCTGCAGGCTTATTACGTTATTTATATATACATGAAAGAGCAGTCCAAGAAACTCCCGCCGATCAACAGCAAACTATTCTTGATTCCATAACCCAAAGCCTGCACACACCACTTATAAAGCTTTTCAGTCCACGTTGCCTGCCAGATTTACTACATCCAGAAATTTGTCTCCATGTTACTTTACATCAACTACTGACACACACTTCTGGAATCACTGCTCTCAATATGCCTTTACAATCAGAACCTGGCACAGAATATCACTATTCTAATGTTGGCTATAATCTCATCGGAGACATACTACAAAAAATCTCTCATATACCGCTCAATGATTACTTTAGTAAAATGTTGTTTGAACCAATGAGTATGAAAAATAGTTTTTTAACAACCCAGGGAACAACACATACCCTGCACAAAAAACAAAAATTCGAAAATCTCCTTTTAGGAATCGAACGCACCATTGTAAACGACAGGGCTACATACAAACCTGCAAAACAAATAAAAATGAGCGAACTTGCCACCGCCGGAGGGATGATTTCAACGCCTTTAGATCTATTTTTGTGGACCAGATCACTCTATGCCGGGCAGGAGGTAATACCAAATTATTTAATAAATCTTATGACTACACCGCATGTCCAAAAACCAGCACATGCTTTGTATGATGGATGTAACACATTACATCACGGTTATGGTATTGATCTCTACCAAGAAAATGATAAAACAGTCTATCAAATAGCCGGTGGCATATCGGGATATCAATCACGTATCACCTATAACCCAAAAACAGAAGTTTGTATCATCAACCTGTCAAACATTTCTGAAGAACAACCCGCCATCTTTGCTCTCGCTAACATATTGCGTGATAATTTAACGTGAGTTCAATGTAAAGACATTTATAACTTATTGGGTCGCGTCCAGATTATGAGCGCGACCAAATATTCATTTGTAAAACAAACAAATTACAATTTTCTACACTTAGATGAGAAACCATTATGAATAAAATCTTACAAATCAAATCCGCCTTACAGCAAGCAATTACTATTTCCGCAGATCGAGTAAATGCATACTGCAAAACAGGCCCCGGGGAATATGCGGAAGGTGATCAATTTATTGGCGTCACCGTGCCAAACATACGCATAATTGCTAAAGATTTTACCACGCTATCTCTGCAAGATTTACAAACTCTCTTACAATCCCCCATTAATGAAGAACGTTTATTGGCACTTATTGTTTTGGTTACACAATATTCAAAAGCAAAACAAGCTCAAAAAGAAGAGATATACCAAT is a genomic window of Candidatus Babeliales bacterium containing:
- a CDS encoding methylated-DNA--[protein]-cysteine S-methyltransferase, coding for MDKKQTTLYSETLQTPLGVMIAIADEHDLYLLEFTDNKKLDQKIKKLTKETEGTIAPGISAPLQSIQQELVAYFAGTLTSFKTPLKLSGTEFQKTAWKELLKIPYGKTTSYAQQAIAIQKETAYRAVANANGANRLAIIIPCHRIITSANTLGGYGGGIARKQWLIEHEKNTIVKQTQPLLTL
- a CDS encoding serine hydrolase: MDEKIINDTRLQIIEIIRSFNDDLHGSLAVAKGNHLIWRGGFTYDNAPLTTFEHQQYLIASITKQFTAAGLLRYLYIHERAVQETPADQQQTILDSITQSLHTPLIKLFSPRCLPDLLHPEICLHVTLHQLLTHTSGITALNMPLQSEPGTEYHYSNVGYNLIGDILQKISHIPLNDYFSKMLFEPMSMKNSFLTTQGTTHTLHKKQKFENLLLGIERTIVNDRATYKPAKQIKMSELATAGGMISTPLDLFLWTRSLYAGQEVIPNYLINLMTTPHVQKPAHALYDGCNTLHHGYGIDLYQENDKTVYQIAGGISGYQSRITYNPKTEVCIINLSNISEEQPAIFALANILRDNLT